A genomic region of Bactrocera dorsalis isolate Fly_Bdor chromosome 3, ASM2337382v1, whole genome shotgun sequence contains the following coding sequences:
- the LOC125777171 gene encoding uncharacterized protein LOC125777171 — translation MENRESLRTTKEQIECYLAFLELHPQMKLHKNDPTQPKRLEELWIELAQQLNALKDPSRSPTKWKECLNHWKNQIRSRARKAKVSRILTGGGPMKDIQSSELEERAIEALGRTVVDGLPDVPTIGVENDIIINMDPQSPLVCEMPSTSRSRRQTSQEMFADMVAAMQRRSEEEAKFRETSQQCFEKVAESLNNMASAIVKLSEAVLKKN, via the exons ATGGAAAACAGAG AATCCTTGCGTACAACAAAGGAGCAAATTGAATGCTACTTAGCATTTCTGGAGCTTCACCCTCAAATGAAGCTCCACAAGAATGATCCTACGCAGCCCAAAAGGTTAGAAGAGCTGTGGATCGAGCTTGCCCAACAGCTAAACGCTCTAAAGGATCCATCGCGTTCGCCTACCAAATGGAAGGAG tgTTTAAACCATTGGAAAAATCAAATCAGATCGAGGGCAAGAAAGGCGAAGGTAAGCAGAATATTAACTGGTGGAGGACCAATGAAAGATATTCAGTCCTCCGAGTTGGAAGAACGGGCGATAGAAGCCTTAGGGAGGACCGTTGTTGATGGACTGCCTGATGTCCCAACAATTGGAGTGGAG aacgacattataataaatatggaTCCGCAGAGTCCTTTAGTATGTGAAATGCCATCTACATCACGTTCACGAAGGCAGACTTCGCAAGAAATGTTTGCGGATATGGTGGCTGCAATGCAGAGGAGGAGTGAAGAAGAAGCAAAATTCAGAGAAACATCGCAACAATGCTTCGAAAAAGTTGCTGAATCTTTAAATAATATGGCAAGTGCTATTGTAAAGCTATCAGAAGctgttctaaaaaaaaattaa